One Streptomyces coeruleorubidus DNA segment encodes these proteins:
- a CDS encoding M14 family zinc carboxypeptidase — translation MPPLPRYPTVDELGARAAAFVARHPRKARLRRIGTSRAGTPIWLLSVGHGSRQALVVAGPHANEPVGGATVLRLAERALADPRLTEGADATWNLLLCLDPDGLRRNEGWLTGPYALGQYFRNFFRPGFLEQPEWLPDGAAGAALPETRALLDVQDELRPFLQCSLHGVDVGGGFVELTRDLPGLAQRLAHIAARLGIPRELGAYDALYWPDLGPAVYRIPPPRRADLAAAITEAAVESTWFHPHRHGTVTAVVEAPMWGVAAVADGSPPADRDAVLRAVSRTLRHDTGLLRHLLARVRPHLAAVPDAARLLAPVDDYLLVCPGLADAWDPDTGDGAAHPLPDLSTAHLAALRISGRRLALRTAGLLHQLVRAAGHDPAGALPELDRLIDEWCADYRDGCGARWIPVARQAEYQARVVLAAFELAGRHTRACSRSGEPGWESGAAVPMQRE, via the coding sequence TTGCCGCCCCTCCCGCGCTACCCGACCGTCGACGAACTGGGCGCCCGGGCCGCCGCCTTCGTCGCCCGCCACCCGCGTAAGGCCCGGCTGCGCCGGATCGGCACGTCCCGCGCGGGCACGCCCATATGGCTGCTCTCCGTCGGCCACGGCAGCCGTCAGGCCCTCGTCGTCGCCGGTCCGCACGCCAACGAACCCGTGGGCGGCGCCACCGTGCTGCGCCTGGCCGAGCGGGCGCTGGCCGACCCGCGGCTCACCGAGGGAGCCGACGCCACCTGGAACCTGCTGCTGTGTCTCGACCCGGACGGCCTGCGCCGCAACGAGGGCTGGCTGACCGGCCCGTACGCCCTCGGCCAGTACTTCCGGAACTTCTTCCGGCCCGGTTTCCTGGAACAGCCCGAATGGCTGCCCGACGGCGCGGCCGGCGCCGCCCTGCCGGAGACCCGCGCCCTGCTCGACGTCCAGGACGAACTGCGGCCGTTCCTGCAGTGCTCCCTGCACGGCGTCGACGTCGGCGGCGGCTTCGTCGAGCTCACCCGTGACCTGCCCGGCCTCGCCCAGCGTCTCGCCCATATCGCCGCCCGGCTCGGCATCCCCCGCGAACTCGGCGCCTACGACGCCCTGTACTGGCCCGACCTCGGGCCCGCCGTCTACCGGATCCCGCCGCCGCGCCGGGCCGACCTGGCCGCGGCCATAACGGAGGCCGCCGTCGAGTCGACGTGGTTCCACCCGCACCGGCACGGCACCGTCACCGCGGTCGTCGAGGCGCCCATGTGGGGCGTGGCGGCCGTGGCGGACGGCTCCCCGCCCGCCGACCGGGACGCGGTGCTGCGGGCCGTGAGCCGCACCCTGCGTCACGACACGGGGCTCCTGCGGCACCTCCTGGCCCGCGTCCGGCCGCACCTCGCCGCGGTCCCCGACGCGGCGCGCCTGCTCGCCCCGGTCGACGACTATTTACTGGTCTGCCCCGGCCTCGCCGACGCCTGGGACCCCGACACCGGCGACGGCGCGGCCCACCCCCTTCCGGACCTGAGCACCGCCCACCTCGCCGCCCTGCGCATCTCCGGGCGACGGCTGGCCCTGCGCACCGCCGGGCTCCTGCACCAGCTCGTGCGGGCCGCCGGCCACGACCCGGCCGGGGCGCTGCCGGAACTGGACCGGCTGATCGACGAATGGTGCGCCGACTACCGCGACGGCTGCGGGGCGCGCTGGATCCCGGTGGCACGCCAGGCGGAGTACCAGGCACGCGTCGTGCTCGCCGCCTTCGAACTGGCCGGGCGGCACACGCGCGCGTGCTCCCGCTCGGGCGAGCCGGGGTGGGAGTCAGGGGCGGCCGTGCCGATGCAGCGGGAGTGA
- a CDS encoding M14 family zinc carboxypeptidase, giving the protein MSVLPELRYPTVAEQVLAARALTAHRPGMCTLRQVGVSRAGRPLHLLSVGRARRAVLVVAGAHANEPTGSCTLLALARRVLEERELRDGISWHFLLCADPDGASLHVTPAPRSLFDYHLGFFRPAGPEQPEWAPSVLPPDRLPPETRALTGVIDELRPYLQVTLHGTDLGGSWVQLTKDVPGLAEPFAKSAAELHIPVETGASDAAGWPASGPGVHVMPAPEAGPAYPSLPDDARHSTWYHAHRYGGLTAVVEVPMWASDLVDDPAPHPAPAAAIGRLARRLERDALEVTRVLDGALPRLADLDGPLLRAARWGLELVPGLADDLVRTPPADRTRAYVGSVDAFARRVPLRAAAMLRRVLRGTDDRAAEQLEELVATWSGAFAERFRARWVPLEHQVEHQSRTVVAAALHAREGAS; this is encoded by the coding sequence GTGAGTGTCCTGCCGGAGCTGCGCTACCCGACGGTGGCCGAACAGGTCTTAGCCGCCCGGGCGTTGACCGCTCACCGGCCCGGGATGTGCACCCTGCGGCAGGTGGGTGTCTCGCGCGCGGGCAGACCTTTGCACCTGCTGTCGGTGGGCCGCGCCCGCCGCGCCGTGCTGGTGGTCGCCGGCGCCCACGCCAACGAGCCGACCGGCTCCTGCACGCTGCTCGCGCTCGCCCGACGGGTGCTGGAGGAGCGGGAGTTGCGCGACGGCATCTCCTGGCACTTCCTGCTGTGCGCGGACCCCGACGGGGCGAGCCTGCACGTGACTCCGGCGCCGCGCAGCCTGTTCGACTACCACCTCGGCTTCTTCCGTCCCGCGGGCCCGGAGCAGCCGGAGTGGGCGCCCTCCGTGCTGCCGCCCGACCGGCTGCCGCCCGAGACCCGGGCCCTGACCGGCGTCATCGACGAGCTGCGCCCCTACCTCCAGGTGACCCTGCACGGCACGGACCTGGGCGGCAGCTGGGTGCAGTTGACGAAGGACGTGCCCGGGCTGGCCGAGCCGTTCGCCAAGTCCGCGGCCGAGCTGCACATCCCGGTGGAGACCGGCGCCTCGGACGCCGCGGGCTGGCCCGCCTCCGGACCGGGAGTGCACGTCATGCCCGCGCCGGAGGCAGGGCCCGCGTATCCGAGCCTGCCGGACGACGCGCGGCACAGCACCTGGTACCACGCCCACCGGTACGGCGGTCTGACCGCGGTGGTCGAGGTGCCGATGTGGGCGAGCGACCTGGTGGACGACCCGGCTCCGCATCCGGCTCCGGCGGCGGCGATCGGGCGGCTCGCGCGCCGACTGGAACGGGACGCGCTGGAGGTGACGCGGGTGCTCGACGGCGCGCTGCCCCGGCTCGCGGATCTGGACGGGCCGTTGCTGCGGGCCGCGCGGTGGGGGCTGGAGCTGGTGCCGGGGCTGGCCGACGACCTGGTGCGCACGCCGCCCGCCGACCGCACCCGGGCGTACGTCGGCAGTGTGGACGCGTTCGCGCGCCGCGTGCCGCTGCGGGCGGCGGCGATGCTGCGGCGGGTGCTGCGCGGGACCGACGACCGGGCGGCCGAGCAGTTGGAGGAGCTCGTGGCGACCTGGAGCGGCGCTTTCGCGGAACGTTTCCGCGCCCGCTGGGTGCCGTTGGAGCACCAGGTCGAGCACCAGTCCCGCACGGTGGTCGCCGCGGCGCTGCACGCGCGCGAGGGGGCGTCGTAG
- a CDS encoding aminoglycoside phosphotransferase family protein translates to MTQAPTPTADTVRRLVRSLLKDGKDGKGGRDGRGGEETAQGSGPDVRPATEGAEPATWWVGTRHVLRLAPDREATVRQRRELRLRDLVRPHVPVTVPVSVAHGEWAPGLTYTLDTKVPGGSGEEHDVSAVGEADLAGLLTGLREVPVRQAETLGVPRAAPRSLEGLRRAAVRAAERLAGADEFDAARLNQLTAAAAAQLAAQSGSAVLTHHALTGGHLVVSADGRVRGVLGWADGVVGDPAEDIAGLALAVGSPAAVRAATLAGYGARPCLRGLWLARCDTVVHLAGALTSRDAGRLTLLRTQVRRAWEPILLERVTDLRDTDDAL, encoded by the coding sequence ATGACCCAGGCACCGACACCCACCGCGGACACCGTCCGCCGACTGGTCCGTTCCCTGCTCAAAGACGGCAAGGACGGCAAGGGCGGCAGGGACGGCCGGGGCGGCGAGGAGACCGCGCAGGGCAGCGGCCCCGACGTCCGGCCGGCCACCGAGGGCGCCGAACCCGCCACCTGGTGGGTCGGCACCCGCCACGTGCTGCGCCTCGCCCCCGACCGCGAGGCCACCGTGCGCCAGCGCCGCGAACTGCGCCTGCGCGACCTCGTCCGCCCGCACGTCCCGGTGACGGTGCCGGTCAGCGTGGCGCACGGCGAATGGGCGCCCGGACTGACCTACACGCTGGACACCAAGGTGCCCGGCGGCTCGGGCGAGGAACACGACGTGTCCGCCGTCGGAGAGGCCGACCTCGCCGGACTGCTCACGGGGCTGCGCGAGGTGCCCGTCCGGCAGGCCGAGACCCTCGGCGTGCCGCGTGCCGCGCCGCGCTCCCTGGAGGGGCTGCGCCGCGCCGCCGTACGCGCCGCCGAACGCCTCGCCGGCGCCGACGAGTTCGACGCCGCCCGCCTGAACCAGCTCACGGCGGCCGCCGCGGCCCAGCTCGCCGCCCAGTCCGGTTCGGCGGTCCTCACCCACCACGCGCTCACGGGCGGCCATCTCGTCGTCAGCGCCGACGGACGGGTGCGCGGCGTCCTCGGCTGGGCCGACGGGGTCGTCGGCGATCCGGCCGAGGACATCGCGGGCCTCGCGCTCGCCGTCGGCTCACCCGCCGCCGTACGCGCCGCCACCCTCGCCGGCTACGGCGCCCGCCCCTGCCTGCGCGGCCTGTGGCTGGCCCGCTGCGACACGGTCGTCCACCTCGCCGGGGCCCTCACGAGCCGGGACGCGGGCCGGCTCACCCTGCTGCGCACCCAGGTGCGCCGGGCCTGGGAACCGATCCTGCTGGAACGGGTGACGGACCTGCGGGACACGGACGACGCCCTCTAG
- a CDS encoding PDZ domain-containing protein — protein MEQTALRPKPMPGQEPDGAVSATGSGPSRPRLRAARRRGRRLLNVLFAGFVGAVLVLSGISLGAMAATVIGKDGVIDPRGRHTPSPPSPSPSAAVSAPAAVTLGVQVMDAGKPGALVVGLQVPGPAQEAGLVRGDLLLVFGKTRIDTAADLARAVARARPGAKVKLTVRHRSGGYQQLTVVPAVVT, from the coding sequence ATGGAACAGACCGCGCTGCGACCCAAGCCGATGCCGGGTCAGGAGCCCGACGGGGCGGTGTCGGCGACGGGGTCCGGCCCTTCACGGCCCCGCCTGCGCGCCGCCCGGCGCCGCGGGAGGCGGCTGCTCAACGTGCTGTTCGCCGGGTTCGTCGGCGCGGTCCTGGTCCTGTCCGGGATCAGCCTCGGGGCGATGGCCGCCACGGTGATCGGCAAGGACGGAGTCATCGATCCGCGCGGGCGGCACACGCCGTCGCCGCCCAGCCCCTCGCCGTCCGCCGCCGTGTCCGCGCCAGCCGCCGTGACCCTCGGCGTGCAGGTCATGGACGCCGGGAAGCCGGGGGCCCTGGTCGTCGGGCTCCAGGTTCCCGGGCCGGCCCAGGAGGCGGGCCTGGTGCGCGGGGACCTGCTCCTCGTCTTCGGCAAGACCCGTATCGACACGGCCGCCGACCTGGCCAGGGCCGTCGCCCGTGCCCGCCCGGGCGCCAAGGTGAAACTGACGGTGCGGCACCGCAGCGGCGGCTACCAGCAGCTGACGGTCGTACCGGCTGTCGTCACGTGA
- a CDS encoding aminopeptidase P family protein has translation MTGSTAASFTADDYGARMERAARTAAEAGLAGLLVAPGPDLVWLTGYAPPAVTERLTLLVLAAGQDPVLVVPALEAPDAQKAAGAPALTLRDWTDGKDPYAATAALLDASGRFGISDNAWALHLLALQQAVPGSSYTSLTEALPMLRAVKDAAELELMTAAGAAADATFEEIRNVPFAGRRESEVAADLDRLLRRHGHETVDFTIVASGPNGANPHHEAGDRVIESGDMVVLDFGGLKDGYGSDTSRTVHVGEPTDAERRVHDIVREAQEAGFRAVRPGAACQDVDRAARAVIADAGYGEYFIHRTGHGIGVTTHEPPYMIEGEERPLVPGMCFSVEPGIYLPGRFGVRIEDIVTVTEDGGRRLNTTSRELVIVE, from the coding sequence ATGACCGGAAGCACGGCCGCGTCCTTCACCGCCGACGATTACGGGGCCCGTATGGAGCGCGCCGCGCGGACGGCCGCCGAGGCCGGTCTCGCGGGCCTGCTGGTGGCCCCTGGACCGGACCTGGTGTGGCTCACCGGCTACGCGCCCCCGGCGGTCACCGAACGGCTCACCCTGCTGGTCCTCGCCGCCGGACAGGACCCCGTCCTCGTCGTCCCCGCGCTGGAGGCCCCGGACGCGCAGAAGGCGGCCGGCGCGCCCGCCCTGACCCTGCGCGACTGGACCGATGGCAAGGACCCCTACGCCGCCACCGCCGCCCTGCTCGACGCCTCGGGCCGGTTCGGCATCAGCGACAACGCCTGGGCCCTGCACCTGCTGGCGTTGCAGCAGGCGGTGCCCGGCAGCTCCTACACCTCGCTCACCGAGGCCCTGCCGATGCTGCGCGCCGTCAAGGACGCGGCGGAGCTGGAGCTCATGACGGCCGCGGGAGCCGCCGCCGACGCGACGTTCGAGGAGATCCGGAACGTCCCCTTCGCCGGCCGCCGGGAATCGGAGGTGGCCGCCGACCTCGACCGGCTCCTGCGCCGGCACGGGCACGAGACGGTCGACTTCACCATCGTCGCCTCCGGCCCGAACGGCGCCAATCCGCACCACGAGGCGGGCGACCGCGTCATCGAAAGCGGCGACATGGTCGTCCTCGACTTCGGCGGCCTGAAGGACGGCTACGGCTCCGACACCTCCCGCACGGTCCACGTCGGCGAACCCACCGACGCCGAACGCCGCGTGCACGACATCGTGCGCGAGGCCCAGGAGGCGGGGTTCCGCGCCGTGCGGCCGGGCGCCGCCTGCCAGGATGTCGACCGGGCCGCCCGCGCGGTCATCGCCGACGCCGGCTACGGCGAGTACTTCATCCACCGCACCGGACACGGCATCGGCGTCACCACCCACGAACCGCCGTACATGATCGAGGGCGAGGAGCGGCCCCTCGTGCCCGGCATGTGCTTCTCCGTGGAACCCGGCATCTATCTGCCCGGCCGGTTCGGCGTGCGCATCGAGGACATCGTGACCGTCACCGAGGACGGCGGACGGCGGCTGAACACCACCTCCCGCGAGCTGGTCATAGTGGAGTGA
- a CDS encoding DUF1707 and FHA domain-containing protein yields the protein MTSSFEFNTYPARLSDVERDRALKVLRDGVAMGRLSHDTFIRRMELALAARRPDELAVLTADLPTESRFSRLVFGTVEAVSGFTVRLRRAWQAEKLPKLLLPHPANGHPLRIGRDPASGLRLNHETVSRVHAELRHQGGMWVLRDLGSTNGTTVNGRRVVGAAVVREGDQVGFGRMMFRLAAG from the coding sequence GTGACGTCGTCTTTCGAGTTCAACACGTACCCGGCGCGGCTCTCCGACGTGGAGCGCGACAGGGCGCTGAAGGTGCTCCGTGACGGCGTCGCCATGGGCCGCCTGTCCCACGACACGTTCATCCGCCGCATGGAACTGGCGCTCGCCGCCCGCCGCCCGGACGAGCTCGCCGTGCTCACCGCCGACCTGCCCACGGAGAGCCGCTTCTCCCGCCTGGTGTTCGGCACCGTCGAGGCGGTCTCCGGATTCACCGTACGGCTGCGCAGGGCCTGGCAGGCCGAGAAGCTGCCCAAGCTGCTGCTGCCCCACCCGGCGAACGGCCATCCGCTGCGCATAGGCCGCGACCCCGCCAGCGGACTGCGCCTGAACCACGAGACGGTCTCCCGCGTCCACGCCGAACTCCGCCACCAGGGCGGCATGTGGGTCCTGCGCGACCTCGGCTCCACCAACGGCACGACGGTGAACGGCCGGCGCGTGGTCGGCGCGGCCGTCGTCCGCGAGGGCGACCAGGTGGGCTTCGGGCGGATGATGTTCCGGCTGGCGGCCGGCTGA
- the treZ gene encoding malto-oligosyltrehalose trehalohydrolase — protein sequence MQFEVWAPQAGRVTLQCDGVTRALERDPQRAGWWRGEADAREGSRYGFALDDGPVRPDPRSRRQPDGPDGLSAVVDHERYEWRAQWRGRPLPGAVLYEMHVGTYTREGTLDAAAERLGHLAELGVTHVQLMPLCPFPGTHGWGYEGVSLWAVHEPYGGPDALKRFVDRAHELGLGVVLDVVHNHFGPSGNYLPVFGPYLTDTHHTPWGAAVNLDAPGSDEVRAFLIGSALAWLRDYRIDGLRLDAVHALVDTRAFHFLEELSTAVDALAAEVDRPLFLVAESDLNDPRLITSRDEGGLGLHAQWNDDFHHALHTTLAGESQGYYADFARAPLAGLAKTLTGGYFHDGTYSSFRGRRHGRPLDRTRVAGHRLLGYSQTHDQVGNRAQGDRLSALTSPGLLACAATLTLTAPFTPMLFMGEEWAAGTPWQFFTDHTDPELADAVRRGRRREFAAHGWKEEDVPDPQDPATRDRSCLDWSEPEREPHARVLAWYRRLLALRHEQPDLTDPDLADTKVAYDEERRWIAFRRGDVLVAVNLAREPAALSLGVPHARVLAAWEPVETPGADGVVHVPGESGVVLLQE from the coding sequence GTGCAGTTCGAGGTGTGGGCACCGCAGGCAGGCCGTGTGACGCTCCAGTGCGACGGCGTCACCCGCGCGTTGGAGCGCGATCCGCAGCGGGCGGGATGGTGGCGGGGCGAGGCGGACGCGCGCGAGGGGTCCCGGTACGGCTTCGCGCTGGACGACGGCCCCGTACGGCCCGATCCGCGCTCGCGCCGGCAGCCGGACGGCCCGGACGGGCTGAGCGCGGTCGTCGACCACGAGCGGTACGAGTGGCGCGCCCAGTGGCGGGGGCGGCCGCTGCCCGGCGCGGTGCTGTACGAGATGCACGTCGGGACGTACACCCGCGAGGGCACCCTGGACGCGGCCGCCGAGCGGCTCGGCCATCTCGCCGAACTGGGCGTCACACACGTGCAGCTGATGCCGCTGTGCCCCTTCCCGGGCACGCACGGCTGGGGGTACGAGGGCGTCTCGCTGTGGGCCGTGCACGAGCCGTACGGCGGGCCCGATGCGCTGAAACGCTTCGTCGACCGGGCCCACGAACTCGGCCTGGGCGTGGTGCTCGACGTGGTGCACAACCACTTCGGCCCGTCCGGGAACTACCTGCCCGTCTTCGGGCCGTATCTCACGGACACGCATCACACGCCCTGGGGCGCCGCGGTCAATCTGGACGCGCCCGGCTCGGACGAGGTGCGCGCGTTTCTCATCGGCAGCGCGCTGGCGTGGCTGCGCGACTACCGGATCGACGGGCTGCGCCTGGACGCGGTGCACGCCCTGGTGGACACGCGCGCGTTCCACTTCCTGGAGGAGCTGTCGACGGCCGTGGACGCCCTGGCCGCCGAGGTGGACCGGCCGCTGTTCCTGGTCGCCGAGTCGGACCTGAACGACCCGCGGCTCATCACCTCCCGGGACGAGGGCGGCCTCGGGCTGCACGCGCAGTGGAACGACGACTTCCACCACGCCCTGCACACCACGCTGGCCGGCGAGTCGCAGGGCTACTACGCCGACTTCGCGCGCGCTCCCCTCGCCGGGCTCGCCAAGACCCTCACCGGCGGCTACTTCCACGACGGGACGTACTCCAGCTTCCGGGGACGGCGCCACGGGCGCCCCCTGGACCGTACGCGGGTCGCCGGGCACCGGCTGCTCGGCTACAGCCAGACCCACGACCAGGTGGGCAACCGCGCCCAGGGGGACCGCCTTTCGGCCCTGACCTCCCCCGGACTGCTGGCCTGTGCGGCCACGCTGACCCTGACGGCCCCCTTCACGCCGATGCTCTTCATGGGCGAGGAGTGGGCGGCGGGCACGCCCTGGCAGTTCTTCACCGACCACACCGACCCGGAGCTGGCGGACGCGGTACGGCGGGGCAGGCGGCGGGAGTTCGCCGCGCACGGCTGGAAGGAGGAGGACGTGCCCGACCCGCAGGACCCGGCGACCCGGGACCGCTCCTGCCTCGACTGGTCCGAGCCGGAACGCGAGCCCCACGCGCGCGTGCTGGCCTGGTACCGGCGGCTCCTCGCCCTGCGCCACGAGCAGCCCGACCTGACCGATCCCGACCTCGCCGACACCAAGGTCGCCTACGACGAGGAGCGCCGCTGGATCGCCTTCCGGCGCGGGGATGTCCTCGTGGCCGTGAACCTGGCGCGGGAGCCGGCCGCCCTGTCGCTCGGCGTCCCGCACGCGCGCGTGCTGGCCGCGTGGGAGCCGGTGGAGACGCCCGGGGCCGACGGGGTGGTGCACGTGCCCGGGGAGTCGGGTGTGGTGCTGTTGCAGGAGTGA
- a CDS encoding phosphodiesterase, giving the protein MLVLAHISDLHLDGSARATERAERVRDRLWQWPGNVDALLVTGDIADHGTEPEYEEAARILGLRDGEAPFPVLTCPGNHDSRAPYRKALLGLPAAQGPVNSVQVFDDGAVLMCDSSIPGSDAGELDEETYDWIETTLDELDGGLPALLAFHHPPVALHHPLPDSCQLRESGRLSGLLDRRPEIAGLITGHAHTPAATSFAGRPLVVGPGVTWTLRLPWEGEQVADRDAPPGVAFHVLDDTGRLTTHFRVVT; this is encoded by the coding sequence GTGCTCGTACTGGCACACATCAGCGATCTGCATCTGGACGGGAGCGCGCGGGCGACGGAGCGCGCCGAGCGGGTGCGCGACCGGCTGTGGCAGTGGCCGGGGAACGTGGACGCGTTGCTGGTGACCGGGGACATCGCGGACCACGGCACGGAGCCGGAGTACGAAGAGGCCGCCCGCATCCTGGGGCTGCGCGACGGCGAGGCCCCGTTCCCCGTACTGACCTGCCCGGGCAACCACGACAGCCGCGCGCCCTACCGCAAGGCGCTGCTGGGCCTCCCGGCGGCGCAGGGGCCCGTCAACAGCGTGCAGGTCTTCGACGACGGTGCCGTGCTGATGTGCGACTCCAGCATCCCCGGCAGCGACGCCGGGGAGCTGGACGAGGAGACCTACGACTGGATCGAGACGACCCTCGACGAACTCGACGGCGGCCTTCCGGCCCTGCTCGCCTTCCACCACCCGCCGGTGGCGCTGCACCACCCGCTGCCCGACTCCTGCCAGTTGCGGGAGTCCGGCCGGCTGTCCGGCCTGCTGGACCGCCGGCCCGAGATCGCCGGGCTGATCACCGGCCACGCGCACACCCCCGCCGCGACCTCGTTCGCGGGGCGGCCGCTGGTGGTCGGCCCCGGTGTGACGTGGACGCTGCGGCTGCCCTGGGAGGGCGAGCAGGTCGCCGACCGGGACGCGCCGCCCGGGGTCGCCTTCCACGTCCTGGACGACACGGGGCGGCTGACGACCCACTTCCGGGTGGTCACGTGA